In Nitrospira sp., the DNA window GTCCCGTCCGTCGATCCGTCATCGACCACGAGAATCTCCACGTCGCCATGCTCCTGCGCCCGCACGCTGGCCACGGCCTTTGCGACAAACGGCGCCCCGTTGAAAACCGGAATGACAACACTAACCGACTCATTCATGTCACAACTCTCGCACCCTTCAGATCCAGAATCCGGCCCGCCGCTTCGAAGACTTCATCGACCGTGATCTGGCGCATGCAACTGTCGTCTCCGCGCAAGCAACTGGGATGGTAACAGGCTCGGCAGTCCAGACCTTTATAGATCACCTGCGTCAATCCGCCACGCGGCCCCCACCGCTCCGGATAGGTGGGACCAAACAACGCCACCACCGGCGTACCTACCGTCGCGGCAATATGCATGGCGCCTCCGTCGTTGCCCACGAACAAGGCACACCGTTTGACCAGTGAGGCATACTGCAGCAAAGAAAACTTTCCCGCCACCACAATGGGAGCGCAATGGGTTTTACGGGCGACCTGTTCGGCGACCTCACGCTCCCGTTGATCACCACCCAGCATAATCCTGCAATGAAACCGTTCGGCGAGGCGATCACTCAGTTGAGCAAACCGTTCAGGCGGCCAGACTTTCAACGAATACCGTGCGCCCGGTTGCAACAGCACCAACGGCGGGGCATGATCACCGGTCAAACCCTGTTCGTTCAACCATTGGTCCGCCATCTTTTCTTCCGATTCGGAGACAGAGACCGTGGGCATGCCCCGTTTGGGATCGAGGCCCAGCGCTCTCAGGGCGCAGAGGTCGTACTCCACACGATGCTGATCGACCGGGCGCGGCTTCACCACCCTGCTGTACAACAGTCCGCGCCAGCGGTGCTCCGCGTTAAATCCGATCCGAATAGGCGCCCCGGTCGCGAAGCTGATGACAGCGGAACGGTCGCCGTCGGTCAGGTCGATCACGCAGTCGAATCCCCGCTCTCGAAGACCATACACAAATTTGCATTGGTCAACCCATGCGCCTTTTTCAAGACACAGCACTTCGTTCACATCCGGATGATGGGCCAGCACCCCTTCCGTTCCGCGATTGACGAGCATCGTGAGTTGCGCGTCGGGAAAGGCGTCTCGCAATGCACGGAGCACCGGCGTCGACAGCAGCACATCCCCGATATGCCGCAACTTGATGATGAGGATCTTCTTGGGAGGCATCATGCCGATGGGCGTCATGTGCAAAGCTCGCGGTAGAGGGCACTGGTAGACGCTGCCGCCCGCCGCCAGGTAAAGAGTCGGGCGCGTTCGTATCCACGCTGCCGAAGACCGTCTCGGAGACTCGCATCGGACAGAGCGGTGACCATGGCTCGGCCAAGCCCCTCCACGTCGTCCGGATCCACGAGCAAGGCCGCATCACCCGCCACCTCGGGCAATGAGGACGTCGACGAGGTAACGGTCGGCGCGCCGCAGGCCATCGCTTCCAGCACCGGCATACCGAAACCTTCGTACCGTGACGGAAACACGAAGAGGTCGGTGCACGAATACAGCCGTCTCAATTCCTCACGATCGAGACGACCGGTACAACGGACATCCTCATCCAACGACAGCCCCTGCGCCGTCGCGCGATAGCTGCCCTGCGGATGATCCGGATCACCGACCAGCAGCACGGCCCGGCCGCCCAGTTGTGCACGAACCTTGGCCACCGCTTGCAAAAATACCGCATGGTTTTTTCGAGGATCGGCGCCGCCGACGAAGAGGATGAACCCCGCCGCCGGAATGTCCCAGCGATGGGAGAGCTCCGCTCTCACCTCTGCCTGACGCAGGGGCGCGAAGTCATCGGAGACTCCGTTGTGAATGACGACGATGTGCTCACGGGCAATGCCGTAGAGGGATTCGATCTCCCGGGCCGAAAACTCCGACACCGTCACGACTTTTCTCGCCCGGTTCGCCGTGGCGATGGCCCGCCTGGATGAACCGGCCTGGCCCAAAAGTTTGCGCGAATATTCCGGATGCCGGGCCAACCAGAGATCATGGATGGTCACAATGCCCCCGAACCGCCCCGTCGTATGCATCTTGAAATTCGGCCCGTGATACAGATCCAAGCGATCCCACCGACCACGCCAGCCCATGGACCAACGAGGCGTCTCCACCCAGTGGAGGCGACGGTGGAGCGGCCAGCCGCCGAGCGTGCCTGCTTTCAGTGATCCGGGCCGAAGATACCCGACGAACTCATCGGCGTCATCCAGTTCCAACAACGCGTGGAGCAGATGATGGGTGTGCCACCCGACCCCCCCCTTATCGCCCACGATGGATGCCGCGTCGATCCCGATCCGCATCAAACGAACGATGCCTCCGCTAAACGCACGCGGCGCTCCCCTTCACCCTCATTTGTCACGGTTCACGTTGAGTCGCTCCCAGGCCTTCGCGTACTTGACGAAGGTATGAAGGCCGGCGAACATCGCCACGACCAGGCCGTGCACCCCATCGCGATACCCACCGCGCGTGACCAACGTTTTCAGCACGGTCCCGATATGGTGGGTGGCAATGGTCCACCCGCTGATGTGGGTCACCCGCTTCAGTTTTTCATCCGCTCCCAGCGTCGTATACCGCATCATCTTGCGGATGTGGTGGTGCACGGTCGGCATGCTGTAGTGGATGAAGGGCTCTCGCAACCGCTCTCGACGGCCCTGCAGCACGAAATTTTCATGCAATCGCACATCGTCGTAGCGCCCGGCCGTCTTGCGAAACAGCCGGAGTTGATAGTCCGGGTACAACCCGCCGCCTTGAATCCATTTCCCGTAGAAATAGTTTCGGCGAGGAATCTCGTATCCACCGATGTCGGCCGGTGGTCCGCCGGCCAGCAGCGCCTGAATCTCCTGTCGCAATCCGTCGGTCACCCGCTCGTCGGCATCCACCACGAGAATCCAGTCCGAGCCGGCTTGGTCGATCCCGAAGTTTTTCTGTGGCCCATACCCGGGCCAGGGGCGCACAAACACCTGCGAGAGAGCAGCCTTGGCCAACTCCACGGTCCGGTCCCGACTTTCAGCGTCCACCACAATACGTTCATCGGCCCACCGGACGGACTCAAGACAGTCTGCAATGTTCTGTTCTTCGTCCTTGGTAATGATCACGGCCGCAATCGTCATCGTGCGCTGCTCCGTCACGCCGTCACCGCGACGCGCTGCGGCTCTGGCGTTGGAGTTCCCAGAAGCGCGCATACTTGATGAACGTGTAATACGCATACAGTCCGGACAAAATGAGTCCCGGCACGCCGTCCAGACAACCTTTGCGTCCGACATACATCTTCACAAAGGTAAATGCAGGATGCGACACCAACTGATGCCATGAGAACGACCGCCCCTGTTCGATCATACGTCGCGCCATGAGGTCTGAATAGCGCTCTTGCTTGGCCAGATAGTGATCGATGTTGCGAAACGGGTACTGCAGCGCCGTGGCGGTGAGATACCCAAGCCGTCCATCCACATCGAAACTTTCGTGGACCAGTTCCTCCCGATAGCGGAATCTGCTCTTGCGGAATAGCTGCGGCTGGCGGTAATCGGGAAACCAGCCACAATGTTTGATCCAGCGCCCGAGAAAGTAATTCTTCCTGGGCACATAATAGGCATCGGCCTCCGGCCCAGCGTCCAACACTCGCCGGATCTCATCGCGCAATTCCGGGGTGGCCCGCTCATCAGTATCCAGACTGAAGATCCACTCGTGCGTGGCATGCGTCAAGGCCTCGTTCCGCAGACGGCCGAACCCGTGAAAGTCATGCTGATACACCCGGTCCGTGAACTCCCGGCTGATCCGCTCGGTGCCGTCGGTGCTGTGCGAATCGACGACGATGACTTCATCCGCCCAGGTGAGGGAATCCAGGCAGGCCCGCATATTGGGTTCGTCATTGTAGGCAATCACCACGGCCGATACGGGAAGACGATCCACAGCGAAAATCCTTCTTAATCGATGACGACGACGAACCCCGGTCCTGCAGCCGTTACAGTCGCGAGCCGAACTCCCGCCACGACCACAGGCGGTTGGAATCGAGGGCCACGTTGGCCACTTCGTGCACGGCGAGGAGTTCCGGCCCACGGGTGGCGGACAAGCGACGCCGGCCGACCGCCTCGTCCGAAATCGGCTCGAACGCCAACGTCGCCTCCTGAAAACTCTCCGTTGACAGCGAGTACAGCAATAGGCCGTCCGCACTGGCGAGCCCCACCAGATTGTCGTACACACTCGTGAGGTACGCCACCTGGTCGGGCAGACAATCCCGAACCAGCAGGCAACTGACGTCATGTCCGGCAAATGATCCTACTGCCGGAAGCCCGCCGGTCAGCGCCAACAGAGTCGGCGCCACATCCACCTGACTGGCAATGGCCGAGACCGTACGAGGCCGGTAGGTAGTCGCTGTGCGCAACGACTCATCCATCCAGATCAACAACGGAGAAGCGAAATGTCCGGCCTTCCGTTCAAGGTCCGTGCGTCCCACCGGCTCATGCCGTCCGTGATCTCCCAGAACCAGCACGATGGTATTCTGTAGCAGCCCCTCGCGGACAAGCCTGGTAAAGACCCGTTCCAGTTCAAGGTCCGTATAACGCAAGGCCGCGACATACTTATCCGCCACCTGCTGCTGCAATGCCTGCACGTCCGGGTGACGGTCCGGGGCGGCAAAGGGATGGTGTGTCGACAGCGTCAGTGTCGTGAGAAAAAATGGGCGGCGCTCCGCCTGATGCTGCTTGATGCGTTCGTAGAACTGATCGAACAAGGCTCCGTCCACGATTCCCAACCCCGCGCGCTCGGCATCCGGAGAAAAGTCGCCCTCGTCGAGCAACTGCTGAAGTCCATTGCGAGCGACGAACGTTTGCAGTCGGTTCAAATCACGATGCTGGCCGATCACCATCTCCGTGTGATACCCCTGGCGTTGCAACAACGACGGGAGACACAGGTAATCATGGGCGTACCGTGTCTTCATGGCGGCGGCCCCGTGCCGCGGAAACGTACTGCACAACGTCGCAAACAACCCCCTGGAGGTTTGCACGCCGTTGGAGAAGAAATGTTGGAAATAGACGCTATCGTTCTTGAGCCGATCCAGGAAGGGCGTGCCCTTCACCCCGCCATAGGTCTGTCCCAGATACCGGCGATCCAACCCTTCGAGGAACAGCAGCAGGATATTGGGAGGCTTGGGCAATCGAACGCTGTCTGATGACGTCGTCATGGTCCGCACGAGCGGATACCTGGAGTCGACAAACGTCTCGGCCGGGCCCAGCAGTTGCTGAGTAGTCCGCACAGCCAGATCGTAGGGCATCGTGTCAGTGCCGACTTGCCGTTCCCCCCTTCCTCGCGAGACCAACGCGATTCGCAACGCTTCACTCGCAAACAGGACCGGATTCTGCGCCAGGGTGTAATAGACCATGCTGCCGATCGGCGCAATGCGAATCCCATAGGGGCCGGAATGGTGAAAGCCGGCACCTCCGGCGACCAACGCGACGACCAGCACCGCATTGGCCTGAAATCCTGAGCCGAGACGCCAACGATCCAAGGCCGGCACCACCGCAGCGGAAAAACTCCACCACCACAGCCCAATACCGACAGCCTGCAGCGCCAGAAACCAGGCCAACCGCCAGGCCCACTTGCCGGCCGCCCCCAGTTCCGCGCTGGTTTGCTGCATCGCCTGAACATTGGTGCCACCCGTCGTGGTCGTCGGCGTGAACAGATCCCCGATGTATTCGAGAAACACAAAATCCATGTGCTGGCGATTAAACCCGTAGTAGCCCATGTCGACGCAGAGGAGCGCGAACAGCAACAGGCCCACAAGTCCCGCACTCACGTGCAACGTGGGACGAAAGGCGCGCGCAAGCACCTCCGGCGATTGGCGCAGAGATGCCCATGTATGGCGGACCAGCACAGTCCCCGTCGCCCCGGCCAGAGCCAGCGCCAGGGCAAAGGTCGCCGTGATGAAATCTCCCCGCACCCCGACGACCAGTGTTTTCAGAAGGAGCGCGGCGGACGGAGTTTCCTGTTCCAGTGCGTCCCCCAGGAGAAACACCCGCTCCGCCGTCTGAATGACCACGAAGAGAATCCACCAGAACAGGACCGTCTTGCGAATCGAGGTCCCGGCGCCGGCCCATCGAGGCATCATGACGCAGAACCCGATCGACTCATGACCTGTCGATAGACCCGTTCCAACTCATCCACCATGCGGTCGATGGAATAGGTCTGTACGACCCGCTGGCGGCCACGGCTCCCCATCGCATGGCGGAGCGAGGCATCCTGCACAAGACGCACGATCCCCCCGGCCAATGCGGCGACATCACGAGGCGGCACGAGCACACCCGAGTCACCGTCCTTGATCACGTCGGGAATGGAGCCAGTAGTCGTGGACACAACCGGCAAGCCGACCGCCAGTGCCTGCATCAACACCTGCGGAATGGTATCGCCTTCCACCGTCGGAATGACGAACAGGTCCAACGAGCGAAAGACATCCAGGAGATCCTCCCGAAATCCCAACATACGCACCGACGCCGTCAGGCCCAATCGTTCGATCTGCGCGTGAATATTCTGCGCCTCCGGCCCCTCCCCCACGATGAGGAACGTCACGTCCCGGTGCTGTTTCAACACCTCGGGCACCGCCTCCACAAGATAGCGATGGCCTTTGTAATCGCGGAGGTAAGAAATCATCCCGACCAGGAGATGCCCGGATGGAATCCCCAACTCGGCGCGGAGATCGTGCCGGGGCGGCGCCGGTGAAAACTGTTCCACATCGAGCCCGATGGGAAAGGCAGCGACACGGTCCGGAGACAGGCCGTCTCGATGAATGAGATCCTGTCGGTTCCGCTCGCTGCCGGTCACGATGACCAGGTCGAAGAGGCGCCGGTAGAGCAGATGCGTGGTGGCGTTCTTGTTGAGGGGTGCGGAAATGTGCCGCGAACGGATCACCGGCGGGCGCGGATGTCGCATTCTGGTGGCAAGGGCCGCGATCCAACTGTCACGCGAGCTGTTGACGTGGACGATATCGGGACGCTCTCGCGTCAGCAGTCGGCGAAACGCCAGAATCGAGAGCGGGAGTCGCCATTGCCGCATGACAAAGGGCTCAACCGGCAATCCGCGCTCCTTCGCCATCGCCATGATGGGGCTACGCGGCTCCAGCACCAAGAGGATGCGATGGCCACGCTTCACCAAACGTTCGGCATGCAGCAGGACGGCCAACTCCTGCCCGCCGACCGCCATGCTGGATTCTGCGATGAGAATGTTCACACGGTTCCTGACTATGACGTTCGCCCGAGTTGCTGCATCACCGCCTGGACGACCTGCTCCGGTCGCACGCCCGTCAAACATTCAAGTGCCACGGCACGGGCGCACTCCCGGCGCAAGCAGGGCCTGCAGTCGACCGCATAGGACAACACGACATGCCCATGGCCGTAGGGTCCTGTTTTGACCGGATCGGTCGGACCGAAGAGCGCCACCACAGGGGTGTCCACCGCCGCCGCGATATGCATCGGACCGGAGTCGTTCGTCAACAACAGGCTGGCCCGGCGCAACAAACCGGGCAGCAAGCCTACAGGGGTCTGTCCCGTCAGATCAACCGCTTTCGTACGCATCCGTCCCGTCACCGCCTGGGATTCCGGTCGTTCCGCCGGTCCCCCCATCAGGACCACCGGCACACCATACCACTCTGCAAGCTGATCCGCGGCTTCCGCAAAATGTTGCGGCGGCCAGCGTTTCGTCTCCCACCGCGCAGACACATTCATTGCCACCCAGGGGGACGACTCGTCGATCCCGGCTCGCGCGATCAGGGTGTCGACGGCCTGCCGGTCCTCCGGCCGGTCGATGAAATCAAACCGCGGCCTCGCCGGGCGCACTGCGCCCAAAGCCTCCGCCACAAGCAGATACCGATCAACGGCATGCATGGGCGTGGCCGGCACTGCCACGCGTTCGGTGTACAGCAGCGGACTCCCCTCACGCGCATTGGCAAACCCGATACGCCTCGCGCAGCCCGTCAACCGGGCCATGGCGCCGCTTCTGAACAGGCCCTGCAGGTCGACGACAAGATCGAAGCCGGCCGCACGGAGTTCCGGCACCCGACTCAGCCAGCCCGCGAGCCCCTGATCGACCGCGCAGACCCGATCCACTCCGGCCATGACATGCACCACCGGTGCCCATTGTCGCTTGACCAGCCAGGTGACCTCGGCCTGAGGAAACCGCTCACGCAATACAGCCAGGGTCGGCATCGCGTGCACAATGTCGCCCAGCGAACTCGGTTTAATGAACAGGATGCGGCGAACAGGCTCGCTCATGGGGTCACCAGGGATGCTCTCTCGATCAGCGCGACAGGTCGGCAGCCGGCATCCGCGTCGCATGGGCGACAATCCAATCCACCGCCCGCGTCAGGTCCTCGGCCACATGATCCGGGGACAGGTCTCGCGCCGTCAGATCGGCCAAAGCTTCCGCTCCCGAGGGTCCGGTCATGACCAGGATGCCCTGCACGCCCACCTTCCTGGCAAGTTCGACATCGCGGGCACTATCCCCGATGAGATAGGCGCGGCTCAAATCAACCTGCAACTCGGTCAACGCCCGGTCGATCATGCCCCGCGCCGGCTTGCGGCAGTTACACTGATCATCCGGGTGGTGGGGACAAAAATACAGCCCGTCCAGGGTCACGCCGTCATCCGCTAACACCAGTCGCAATTTGTGATGAATGGCCTCCAGGTCTTTGGAGGTAAAATATCCGCGGCCCAGGCCGGATTGATTCGTCACCACGATCAAGCGTGCACCGGCCTGTTTGAGCTTAGCCAGGGCGGCGCCGACTCCTGGCAGCACAGTGAGAGCATCCGGCGATTTGAGGTACCCGCTGTCGATGTTCAAGGTGCCGTCACGATCCAAAAACACGGTGACCCCAGCCAACGACGTGGGCGAGAGAACAGGAGCCACCGACGGCGCCGGCTCGGCAGGGGACGGGACGACAAGCGGCAGGTGTCGTGACGCCGCCGCCTGTACCTGCTCCACCGTCACGCCGGTCATGCAACGATGATCGATGGGACATTCCCGCAGCAGGCAGGGCGCGCAGGAGACCGGCTGCCGCACCAACTGTGCGTCGACCCGGAACGGCGAGGTCGTTTTCCAATCCGTCGGACCGAACACGGCCACCAACGGCACGTTGAAGGCCGCAGCCACATGCATGGGCCCCGTATCGTTCGTCAGGAAGAGTTGGCAGCGCTTCACGAGCGCCATCAACTCCCGCACGGTCGTCTGCCCTGAGCACACGACCGACCGCGTTTTGATCTGATCGGCAATGGCTTTGCCCAGCGGCTCCTCGCCCTTGGCCCCCACAATCGCCACACCGACTCGTCTTCCGGATTGGGCCTGCACGTCCTTGACCACTCGATTGACCACCTCGGCGTACCGCTCCGGCAGCCAGCGCTTGGCATGACCATAGGTCGAGCCCGGATTCACCCCGATGACCAGGTCCGACACGCCGATCCCGGCTTCAGCGAGACGCCCGGCGATCAAGGCGGTTTCTTCAGGCGTCACAAACAGGCGCGGAGCGGGCGGCTGGCCCTGCCCGCCCAGCGGTTTGAGTAGATCCCAATAGTACTCGACCTGATGTCGTTGCGCGCTGCGAGGCGGCACGAGGACCGGATCGGACAACAGGAGACTCCGTCCGTCCGTCGCATAACCGTATCGCCGGGGAATGCCGGCCAGGAAACTGATCAGTGCCGCTTCAAACGCATTCTGGAACAGGATGGCGAGATCAAACCGATGCCGGCGCAGCACGCCAGCCAAGGTCCACTTCCCGGTCAACCCCGCGTGGCGGCCCCGATCGTCGTACACCAACGTACGAGTGACCGCGGGATGGTGCGCCAGCAAGTCAGCGATGGCGGGCTTCACGAGCAGCGTGATGTCGGCCTGCGGGAACAACGTACGCACCTGCGTCAGCGCAGGCTCGCACATGACGGCATCCCCTAGCCAGTTGGGGCCGCGCACGACAATGCGACGAATTTCTTCCTTACGCATGGCCCGCCGCCTTGTTCAGCCCATCGAGACGCAACACTGCCTCCAACCGATCCTGCCCCGACACAATCTCCGTTCTAAGTCTGACGGCCCAACAGGCGTCCGCATTCGTCAGAAACGGCGCCACCTTGTCGGCATCCTTCTCGGTCGTCAGCCACACGTCGACGCCTTCGGACTTCGCCCTGGCTCGAATGCCTTCCACCATGGCATGGGTATAGTGCACATGATCGGGAAATGCCAGGTGGTCGATCACCGTTACCCCCACCCCCTCGATCAACGCACGAAACGACGACGCATTGCCAATCCCGCTGAAAATGACGGCAGAACGTCCGCGAAAGGCGCTCAGTGCCGCACACTCCTCCATCCCGACTCGCCGGAACTCTTCGGCGGGGAATCCCACGCAGACGGGAGGCGGCAGTGCGGGACAAGCCTCCTGCAAGCGCCGCCAGACCGGCTCCGCATCCGCAGATCGTTGCACCCTGGTGACCAGCACGATCGAGGCGCGAGCGGCCGCAGACAGCGGCTCCCGCAACCGCCCGACCGGCAGCCCTGCACCGAGCCCTTCGAGATCCGTGGCATCCACCAACAGCACGTTGACGTCGCGATGGAGCTGCACATGCTGAAACCCATCATCCAGCACGAAACAATCCACCGGCACACGGCTCAACACCCACTGGCCCAGCGCATACCGGTCCGCTCCCACCGCGACCACCGCCTGTGGGCAACGACGCGCCATCAAGTATGGTTCATCACCCGCGTCCTCCGGACCAACCAGGACGCGCTGCCCGTCGGCGACGAGCACGTGGGGAGCCGTGCTGCGACGACGATACCCTCGGCTCAAAATACCCACCCGTTTGCCTTGAGCCGCCAACCGCTCGACGATGTACATGACGACCGGCGTTTTCCCCGTCCCTCCCACGGTGAGATTGCCGACGCTGATGACGGGGCGAGGTAACCGCTGCGTCCGACACCAGCCCAGCTCGTAACAAGACAGGCGCAACTTGGCGGCGAGTTCATAGGGGTAGCCCGCCCATCGAAACCAGCTCTGCATGTGTGCTGACATCATTGCGGTCCCTACGAGTGGCGAGACGCGCGCCCCAGGTGCAGTGCGCCGTCACGCTCCGTCGAGATCGGTTGCGCCGACAACAGCGTGGCAATGATTTCCGCACTGCGTTGTAACGCCCCCTGATTGTCCGCCACCACTTGGCGCGCGGCTTGCCCCATTCGATTCAGCGTTGCGGCATCACTCAACAAGTCCCGCAATCCCTGCGCAAGCGCATCGGCATCCGGTACGATACGCCCTCCTTGCGCATTCAACAGCAGCGCCGCCACTTCGGCGCAATGGTCGGTGTGGGGGCCGAAGAGCACCGGCTTGCCCCAGACGGCCGGCTCCAGAAGATTGTGCCCGCCGACAGGGACCAGCGTTCCCCCGACAAACGCCACGACGGCCTCACGATAGAGCAGCGCCAGCTCGCCGCGCGTGTCCAACACCAGGACTTGCGGACCGGCCCCTGCACCGCTCCCCATGCTTCTGCGGGCCACCGACATCCCCTTCGCCGCGACCATTTGCTCGACTTGTGCCGCTCTCTCGATATGCCTTGGTGCAAGCACCAATCGCAGGTCCGGGAACGTGCCACACAACGACTGGTAGGCCGAGACGATCGCCTCCTCCTCTCCAGAATGGGTGCTGCCGGCCACCAACAGCTGTTCCCGTTCGGTGAATCCCAAGGCTTGCTTGGAGACCATCACGCCCCCGGCCGTGGCCTGCGGGACCGGCTGATCAAACTTGATGTTGCCCGTGCAGGTCACCCGCGCCGGATCGGCACCCAGATCGATCATGCGCTGGGCATCACGCTGGGACTGCATCAGACAACGGCTGATCCTATTCAGCATCGTCCGATAGAACCCCCGCACGATGGGAAGGCGCTGTCGTTCGAACGACCGCGTGGAGAGACGCCCGTTGACCAGCACCGACGGGATGCTTCGTCTCCACAAACTTCGAAGCAGATTGGGCCAGAGTTCCGTTTCAACGAAAACATACAGATTCGGTCGCAGCTGATCGATCGCCTGGTTCACGACCCAGGGGAAATCCAGCGGAGCATATCGATGTTCGGCGACCCCTTCCAGCCGCTGCTCCACCGCCTCGCGCCCGGTCTCGGTCACAGTCGTGACTACCAAGCGCGCATCGGGATACCGCCGCCGAAGTTCGCGCACGAGCGGCGCCACCGCCACCACTTCCCCCAGAGACACCGCATGGATCCAGATACAGGTCGATGAGATGCTCGAATCCGATGGCGGCGTCAACGGCCGCAATCCCAGGCGCTGCGGCAACCCACGCCGACAGCGCTGTTTTGCCAGCAGGACACCCAGAATGATCGGAGAGACCAGAAGCAGGAGACTGTTATAGAGCAGGTACCACATTACGGACGAGCCCGCAGGGCCGCCGCGTCGGCCTCGATCGTCAGGCGATTCAGGGTCTCTTCCAACTCCCGCCGCAGGCGCTCCAGTTCATCAGCGGACGCATCCGACGAGACCCAGATGGGCGGCCCCATGAGGAAGACGCCTCGAGAGAAGGGATAGGGCATGATGAAGCGGTCCCAGCTCGCGAAGAGTTTTTTTTTGAGCAGCCGAACGCCATCGGGATGATCGGCGCGCCGGTTGCCCGCGCGAGTTGGATCACGCCGATCTTAGCGATCTGGCGAGGGCCCTTCGGACCGTCCGGCGTCAGCGCCAGATTGCCGCCCGACCGGCCGATGCGAATCATGCGACGCAGCGCTTCAGCGCC includes these proteins:
- the waaF gene encoding lipopolysaccharide heptosyltransferase II; the encoded protein is MSEPVRRILFIKPSSLGDIVHAMPTLAVLRERFPQAEVTWLVKRQWAPVVHVMAGVDRVCAVDQGLAGWLSRVPELRAAGFDLVVDLQGLFRSGAMARLTGCARRIGFANAREGSPLLYTERVAVPATPMHAVDRYLLVAEALGAVRPARPRFDFIDRPEDRQAVDTLIARAGIDESSPWVAMNVSARWETKRWPPQHFAEAADQLAEWYGVPVVLMGGPAERPESQAVTGRMRTKAVDLTGQTPVGLLPGLLRRASLLLTNDSGPMHIAAAVDTPVVALFGPTDPVKTGPYGHGHVVLSYAVDCRPCLRRECARAVALECLTGVRPEQVVQAVMQQLGRTS
- a CDS encoding 3-deoxy-D-manno-octulosonic acid transferase codes for the protein MWYLLYNSLLLLVSPIILGVLLAKQRCRRGLPQRLGLRPLTPPSDSSISSTCIWIHAVSLGEVVAVAPLVRELRRRYPDARLVVTTVTETGREAVEQRLEGVAEHRYAPLDFPWVVNQAIDQLRPNLYVFVETELWPNLLRSLWRRSIPSVLVNGRLSTRSFERQRLPIVRGFYRTMLNRISRCLMQSQRDAQRMIDLGADPARVTCTGNIKFDQPVPQATAGGVMVSKQALGFTEREQLLVAGSTHSGEEEAIVSAYQSLCGTFPDLRLVLAPRHIERAAQVEQMVAAKGMSVARRSMGSGAGAGPQVLVLDTRGELALLYREAVVAFVGGTLVPVGGHNLLEPAVWGKPVLFGPHTDHCAEVAALLLNAQGGRIVPDADALAQGLRDLLSDAATLNRMGQAARQVVADNQGALQRSAEIIATLLSAQPISTERDGALHLGRASRHS
- the waaF gene encoding lipopolysaccharide heptosyltransferase II, with protein sequence MRKEEIRRIVVRGPNWLGDAVMCEPALTQVRTLFPQADITLLVKPAIADLLAHHPAVTRTLVYDDRGRHAGLTGKWTLAGVLRRHRFDLAILFQNAFEAALISFLAGIPRRYGYATDGRSLLLSDPVLVPPRSAQRHQVEYYWDLLKPLGGQGQPPAPRLFVTPEETALIAGRLAEAGIGVSDLVIGVNPGSTYGHAKRWLPERYAEVVNRVVKDVQAQSGRRVGVAIVGAKGEEPLGKAIADQIKTRSVVCSGQTTVRELMALVKRCQLFLTNDTGPMHVAAAFNVPLVAVFGPTDWKTTSPFRVDAQLVRQPVSCAPCLLRECPIDHRCMTGVTVEQVQAAASRHLPLVVPSPAEPAPSVAPVLSPTSLAGVTVFLDRDGTLNIDSGYLKSPDALTVLPGVGAALAKLKQAGARLIVVTNQSGLGRGYFTSKDLEAIHHKLRLVLADDGVTLDGLYFCPHHPDDQCNCRKPARGMIDRALTELQVDLSRAYLIGDSARDVELARKVGVQGILVMTGPSGAEALADLTARDLSPDHVAEDLTRAVDWIVAHATRMPAADLSR
- the lpxK gene encoding tetraacyldisaccharide 4'-kinase, translating into MQSWFRWAGYPYELAAKLRLSCYELGWCRTQRLPRPVISVGNLTVGGTGKTPVVMYIVERLAAQGKRVGILSRGYRRRSTAPHVLVADGQRVLVGPEDAGDEPYLMARRCPQAVVAVGADRYALGQWVLSRVPVDCFVLDDGFQHVQLHRDVNVLLVDATDLEGLGAGLPVGRLREPLSAAARASIVLVTRVQRSADAEPVWRRLQEACPALPPPVCVGFPAEEFRRVGMEECAALSAFRGRSAVIFSGIGNASSFRALIEGVGVTVIDHLAFPDHVHYTHAMVEGIRARAKSEGVDVWLTTEKDADKVAPFLTNADACWAVRLRTEIVSGQDRLEAVLRLDGLNKAAGHA